A single region of the Azospirillum fermentarium genome encodes:
- a CDS encoding energy transducer TonB, translating to MTDPLSPSPGAPPARRGDDGRAMGWTIPASLVVHGSVLAVLLLWPPQPVVVAADDVVSVELVTMAAASAPDGGEPAEPAAQETPAPPVQEAAADPPTPPEPAPAEETPPPPPPLTVALADLPPPEPPPPVDEGGLRPESPPPPPPPSPAPPPPEPPPPQPAPPPPPAPAPRPRPAPPPERERPKPPPPRVVKAPAAPAAPSVPAAIPASVPAGAAAAPSAAAPARGAGGEGAPASAADFPPDYLARLRAWLERHKRYPEQARMLRTQGVATLWFRMARDGTVLAWRIDRGSGSPLLDEAVRAMIESASPLPALPAEVAGGTLELRVPVAFRLVN from the coding sequence ATGACCGATCCGCTTTCCCCCAGCCCCGGAGCCCCGCCCGCCCGCCGTGGCGATGACGGGCGGGCCATGGGCTGGACCATACCGGCGTCGCTGGTGGTCCACGGGTCGGTGCTGGCCGTGCTGCTGCTGTGGCCGCCCCAGCCGGTGGTGGTCGCGGCGGACGATGTGGTGTCGGTGGAACTGGTGACCATGGCCGCCGCCTCGGCCCCCGACGGCGGTGAACCGGCGGAACCGGCGGCTCAGGAAACGCCCGCCCCGCCGGTGCAGGAGGCCGCGGCCGACCCCCCCACGCCGCCCGAGCCGGCCCCGGCGGAGGAAACGCCGCCGCCACCCCCGCCGTTGACGGTGGCGCTGGCCGACCTGCCCCCGCCCGAACCGCCGCCGCCGGTGGATGAGGGGGGGCTGCGGCCCGAATCACCCCCGCCACCGCCACCGCCATCGCCTGCTCCACCCCCGCCGGAGCCGCCGCCCCCGCAACCGGCCCCGCCGCCACCCCCGGCCCCGGCACCCCGTCCGCGGCCCGCACCGCCGCCGGAACGGGAACGGCCCAAGCCCCCGCCGCCGCGGGTGGTGAAGGCCCCCGCCGCGCCCGCGGCACCATCCGTCCCGGCGGCCATCCCGGCCTCCGTGCCCGCGGGGGCCGCGGCGGCTCCGTCCGCCGCCGCTCCCGCACGGGGGGCCGGCGGCGAGGGCGCCCCGGCCAGTGCCGCCGATTTCCCGCCCGATTACCTGGCCCGGTTGCGCGCGTGGCTGGAGCGGCACAAACGCTACCCGGAACAGGCGCGGATGCTGCGCACGCAGGGGGTGGCGACGCTGTGGTTCCGCATGGCCCGCGATGGCACGGTGCTGGCGTGGCGGATCGACCGGGGTTCCGGCTCGCCCCTGCTGGACGAGGCGGTGCGGGCGATGATCGAAAGCGCCTCCCCCCTGCCGGCCCTGCCGGCGGAGGTGGCGGGCGGCACGCTGGAGCTGCGGGTGCCGGTGGCGTTCCGTCTGGTGAATTAA
- a CDS encoding HlyD family secretion protein → MKWKPFALALVLLLVAAGGAYVSYRTLNARQLPPGILSANGRIEANEIDVAAKYAARVASVRVQEGDLVEAGAVLAVLDTRDLEAQLRAAEAQARQAVESRTEADSTVAQRTGEADFAAKEMERTLVLFGKGHVSQQRVDQARTQHQTADAALAAAQSRRASADDAIAAANAEVERIRTLLNDGILTAPRTGRVLYRLAEPGEVLGAGGKVVTILDLSNVYMTFFLPTDAAGPLGLGADARLVLDALPDLAIPAMVSFVSPRAQFTPKQVETKSERDRMMFRVKARIPEALVTRYIDRVKTGVTGMAYVRLDDTAEWPGWLESRLTRENGS, encoded by the coding sequence GTGAAATGGAAACCGTTCGCCCTGGCTCTGGTGCTGCTTCTGGTGGCCGCGGGCGGGGCTTATGTCAGCTACCGCACCCTCAACGCCCGGCAACTGCCGCCGGGAATCCTGTCCGCCAACGGCCGGATCGAGGCCAACGAGATCGACGTGGCCGCCAAATACGCCGCCCGCGTCGCCAGCGTGCGCGTGCAGGAAGGCGATCTGGTGGAGGCGGGGGCCGTCCTGGCCGTGCTCGACACCCGTGATCTGGAAGCCCAGCTCCGCGCCGCCGAGGCCCAGGCGCGGCAGGCCGTGGAATCCCGGACCGAGGCCGATTCCACCGTCGCCCAGCGGACGGGCGAGGCGGATTTCGCCGCCAAGGAGATGGAACGCACCCTGGTGCTGTTCGGCAAGGGCCATGTCTCGCAGCAGCGCGTCGATCAGGCGCGCACCCAGCACCAGACCGCCGATGCCGCCCTGGCCGCCGCCCAGAGCCGCCGCGCCAGCGCCGACGACGCCATCGCCGCCGCCAACGCCGAGGTGGAGCGCATCCGCACCCTGCTCAACGACGGCATCCTGACCGCCCCCCGCACGGGCCGCGTGCTCTACCGGCTGGCCGAACCGGGGGAGGTGCTGGGGGCCGGCGGCAAGGTGGTGACCATCCTGGACCTGTCGAACGTCTACATGACCTTCTTCCTGCCCACCGACGCGGCGGGGCCGCTGGGGCTGGGGGCCGACGCCCGGCTGGTGCTGGACGCGCTGCCCGATCTGGCGATTCCGGCCATGGTGTCGTTCGTGTCGCCGCGCGCCCAGTTCACGCCCAAGCAGGTGGAAACCAAGTCGGAGCGTGACCGCATGATGTTCCGCGTCAAGGCCCGCATCCCCGAGGCGCTGGTCACCCGCTACATCGACCGGGTGAAGACCGGGGTGACCGGCATGGCCTATGTCCGGCTGGACGACACCGCCGAATGGCCGGGCTGGCTGGAATCCCGCCTGACCCGCGAGAACGGATCATGA
- the rbbA gene encoding ribosome-associated ATPase/putative transporter RbbA, with product MSTATAPAVELAGVTHRYGRTVGLDDVSLTLPAAETVAVIGPDGVGKSTLFGLIAGAKRVQGGTVTVLGADMADARRRAAVQTRIAYMPQGLGRNLYADLSVEENLVFFARLFGLDAAQRRARIATLLEATGLAPFPDRPAGKLSGGMKQKLGLCCALLHDPDLLILDEPTTGVDPLSRRQFWDLIDRIRASRPGMTVLVATSYMDEAARFGRVLMMHAGRLLADDTPAAVLARTGTADLESAFVALLPEEARRGHAVLTVPPRDPAEDGETAIEARGLTRRFGAFTAVNDVSFRIGRGEIFGFLGSNGCGKTTTMKMLTGLLPATAGEVRLFGAPVDAGDMATRRRVGYMAQAFSLYGELTVRQNLVMHARLFDLPAAERVAALSRRFGLESYLDSVADGLPLGVRQRLSLAVAVLHEPEMLILDEPTSGVDPVARDLFWADLVALSRQQNVTIFVSTHFMNEAARCDRVAFMHAGRVIAAGPPDDLRRQQGAASLDDAFIGFMTRAAGEGGGTPAPAPDSAPLAVEHAAARHPRFSPRRLLAYAGRESLELRRDPVRLAVALLGTVLLMLVFGYGITMDVQDLRFAVLDRDQTPESRAYIEQFDGSTYFLRRPDMTDGAAMLRRFQANDVALVVEIPNGFGRDLRQGRAPEVAVTIDGAMPFRAETIQGYVAGIHEHFIADMAQRRGITLPSAPATVEARYRYNQGFRSLDAMVPSVIALMLVFIPAILAALGVVREKELGSITNLYVTPVTRLEFLLGKQLPYIGLATVNLILMTLMAVVLFGVPVKGSLAGLLLGGLVYVTATTALGLLMSAFTSTQTAAVFGTAIATMMPATQFSGLLQPVATLEGPARIIGTLFPTTYFLKISVGAFTKGLGFWDLLGFIAATGAFVPVLLALCLILLPKQER from the coding sequence ATGAGCACCGCCACGGCCCCGGCGGTGGAACTGGCGGGGGTCACCCACCGCTATGGCCGCACGGTTGGGCTGGATGACGTGTCGCTGACCCTGCCGGCGGCGGAAACCGTGGCGGTCATCGGCCCCGACGGGGTGGGCAAATCCACCCTGTTCGGCCTGATCGCCGGGGCGAAAAGGGTGCAGGGCGGCACGGTGACCGTGCTGGGCGCCGACATGGCCGACGCCCGCCGGCGCGCGGCGGTGCAGACCCGCATCGCCTATATGCCCCAGGGGCTGGGCCGCAACCTCTACGCCGATTTGAGCGTGGAGGAAAATCTGGTGTTCTTCGCCCGGCTGTTCGGGCTGGATGCCGCCCAACGGCGGGCGCGCATCGCCACGCTCTTGGAGGCGACGGGCCTCGCCCCCTTCCCCGACCGCCCGGCGGGCAAGCTGTCGGGGGGCATGAAGCAGAAGCTGGGGCTGTGCTGCGCCCTGCTGCACGATCCCGACCTGCTGATCCTGGACGAACCCACCACCGGGGTGGACCCGCTGTCGCGCCGCCAGTTCTGGGATCTGATCGACCGCATCCGCGCCTCGCGCCCCGGCATGACCGTGCTGGTGGCGACATCCTATATGGACGAGGCGGCGCGGTTCGGGCGGGTGCTGATGATGCACGCCGGGCGCCTGCTGGCCGACGACACCCCGGCGGCGGTGCTGGCGCGCACCGGCACGGCGGATTTGGAGTCGGCCTTCGTGGCGCTGCTGCCCGAGGAGGCCCGCCGTGGCCACGCCGTCCTGACCGTGCCGCCGCGCGATCCCGCCGAGGACGGGGAAACCGCCATCGAGGCGCGCGGGTTGACCCGCCGGTTCGGCGCCTTCACCGCCGTCAACGACGTGAGCTTCCGCATCGGGCGGGGGGAGATCTTCGGCTTCCTCGGCTCCAACGGCTGCGGCAAGACCACCACCATGAAGATGCTGACCGGCCTCTTGCCCGCCACGGCGGGGGAGGTGCGGCTGTTCGGTGCCCCGGTGGATGCCGGCGACATGGCCACCCGGCGGCGGGTCGGCTATATGGCGCAGGCGTTCTCGCTTTATGGCGAACTGACGGTGCGGCAGAATCTGGTGATGCACGCCCGTCTGTTCGACCTGCCGGCGGCGGAGCGGGTGGCGGCGCTGTCCCGCCGTTTCGGGCTGGAATCCTATCTCGATTCGGTGGCCGACGGGCTGCCGCTGGGGGTGCGGCAACGGCTGTCGCTGGCGGTGGCGGTGCTGCACGAGCCGGAGATGCTGATCCTGGACGAACCCACGTCCGGCGTCGATCCGGTGGCCCGCGACCTGTTCTGGGCCGATCTGGTGGCGCTGTCGCGGCAGCAGAACGTCACCATCTTCGTCTCCACCCATTTCATGAACGAGGCGGCGCGCTGCGACCGCGTGGCCTTCATGCACGCGGGCCGGGTCATCGCCGCCGGCCCGCCCGACGACTTGCGCCGGCAGCAGGGGGCCGCCAGCCTGGACGACGCCTTCATCGGCTTCATGACCCGGGCGGCGGGGGAGGGGGGCGGGACGCCGGCCCCGGCACCCGATTCCGCCCCCCTGGCGGTGGAGCACGCCGCCGCCCGCCACCCGCGCTTTTCCCCGCGCCGGCTGCTGGCCTATGCCGGGCGGGAATCGCTGGAACTGCGCCGCGACCCGGTGCGGCTGGCGGTGGCGCTGCTGGGCACGGTGCTTTTGATGCTGGTGTTCGGCTATGGCATCACCATGGACGTGCAGGATCTGCGCTTCGCCGTTCTCGACCGCGACCAGACGCCGGAAAGCCGCGCGTACATCGAACAGTTCGACGGCTCCACCTATTTCCTGCGCCGCCCCGACATGACGGATGGGGCGGCGATGCTGCGGCGGTTCCAGGCCAACGACGTGGCGTTGGTGGTGGAGATCCCCAACGGTTTCGGGCGCGACCTGCGCCAGGGCCGGGCGCCGGAGGTGGCGGTGACCATCGACGGCGCCATGCCCTTCCGCGCCGAGACCATCCAGGGCTATGTGGCGGGCATTCATGAACACTTCATCGCCGACATGGCCCAGCGCCGCGGCATCACCCTGCCATCCGCCCCGGCGACGGTGGAGGCGCGCTACCGCTATAACCAAGGGTTCCGCAGCCTGGACGCCATGGTGCCCTCGGTCATCGCGCTGATGCTGGTGTTCATCCCCGCCATCCTGGCCGCGCTGGGCGTGGTGCGGGAAAAGGAATTGGGATCCATCACCAACCTGTATGTGACGCCGGTGACGCGGCTGGAATTTCTGCTGGGAAAACAACTGCCTTACATCGGGCTGGCGACGGTCAACCTGATCTTGATGACACTGATGGCGGTGGTGCTGTTCGGCGTGCCGGTCAAGGGCAGTCTGGCCGGACTGCTGCTGGGCGGGCTGGTCTATGTCACCGCCACCACGGCGCTGGGGCTGCTGATGTCGGCCTTCACCAGCACGCAGACGGCGGCGGTGTTCGGCACCGCCATCGCCACCATGATGCCGGCCACCCAGTTTTCGGGGCTGCTGCAGCCGGTCGCCACGCTGGAGGGGCCGGCACGGATCATCGGCACCCTGTTCCCCACCACCTATTTCCTGAAGATCAGCGTCGGCGCCTTTACCAAGGGCTTGGGCTTCTGGGATCTGCTGGGCTTCATCGCCGCCACGGGTGCCTTCGTGCCGGTGCTGCTGGCCCTGTGCCTGATCCTGCTGCCCAAGCAGGAGAGGTGA
- a CDS encoding ABC transporter permease, with product MTRFLRCTAVLVGKEWISLFRDLFMLGFVVYSFSFAVYSQATGITHDVRNAALAIVDEDGSPLSRRLAEVFRRPEFQPPVPIAPQAIDRGMDTARYTFVIDIPPHFQSDVLAGRSPAVQLLIDATAIMQAGIGAGHIAGLLDDEIARFARREAPAADPPVGIQVRVAFNEALNSSWFTGVMALLNNITMLAVLLAGAALIREREHGTLEHLLVMPVRPVEIMTAKVVANGAVILLLTAVSLYGVLKLLLGVPLAGPVWLFLLGTALYLFFATALGIFLGTVARSMPQLGLLFILIVLPMNMLSGTNTPLESEPQWLQTAMQAVPSTHYVALAQAVLFRHAGLGVVWPQLAATAAGGALFFAWSLARVRRQLAAER from the coding sequence ATGACACGATTCCTGCGCTGCACGGCGGTTCTGGTGGGCAAGGAGTGGATCAGCCTGTTCCGCGACCTGTTCATGCTGGGCTTCGTGGTCTATTCCTTCAGCTTCGCCGTCTACAGCCAGGCCACCGGCATCACCCATGACGTGCGCAACGCCGCCCTCGCCATCGTGGACGAGGACGGCTCGCCCCTGTCCCGCCGGCTGGCCGAGGTGTTCCGCCGCCCGGAATTCCAACCGCCGGTGCCCATCGCCCCCCAGGCCATTGACCGGGGGATGGATACCGCCCGCTACACCTTCGTCATCGACATCCCGCCGCACTTCCAGTCCGACGTGCTGGCCGGGCGGTCGCCGGCGGTGCAGTTGCTGATCGACGCCACCGCCATCATGCAGGCGGGCATCGGCGCCGGCCATATCGCCGGCCTGCTGGACGACGAGATCGCCCGCTTCGCCCGGCGGGAGGCCCCGGCCGCCGACCCTCCCGTGGGCATCCAGGTGCGGGTGGCGTTCAACGAGGCGCTGAATTCCTCGTGGTTCACCGGCGTGATGGCGCTGCTCAACAACATCACCATGCTGGCGGTGCTGCTGGCCGGCGCTGCCCTGATCCGCGAGCGGGAGCACGGCACGCTGGAACACCTGCTGGTCATGCCGGTGCGCCCGGTGGAGATCATGACCGCCAAGGTGGTGGCCAACGGTGCGGTGATCCTGCTGCTGACCGCGGTGTCGCTCTATGGCGTGCTGAAGCTGCTGCTGGGGGTGCCGTTGGCCGGGCCGGTGTGGCTGTTCCTGTTGGGAACCGCGCTCTACCTGTTCTTCGCCACCGCCTTGGGGATCTTCCTGGGCACCGTGGCGCGGTCGATGCCGCAACTGGGGCTGCTGTTCATCCTGATCGTGCTGCCCATGAACATGCTGTCGGGCACCAACACGCCGTTGGAAAGTGAGCCGCAATGGCTGCAAACGGCGATGCAGGCGGTGCCGTCCACCCATTACGTGGCGCTGGCCCAGGCGGTGCTGTTCCGTCACGCCGGGCTGGGTGTGGTGTGGCCGCAACTGGCGGCGACGGCGGCGGGCGGCGCCCTGTTCTTCGCCTGGAGCCTCGCCCGCGTCCGCCGCCAGTTGGCGGCGGAGCGGTGA
- a CDS encoding transglutaminase-like domain-containing protein: MSYDFPQPTPMIVMLNVHYSRVGALERPDHLLTTPAVPIHSYRDSFGNWCSRLVAPAGRFTLRTDGVIHDDGASDPAAPGAVQHPVEELPAETLLFLLGSRYCETDVLSDEAWRLFGTTPPGWARVQAVCDFVHNHVTFGYQHSRATRTAAEAYRERHGVCRDYTHLAIAFCRCLNIPARYCTGYISDIGQPPPYAPMDFAAWMEVFLGGRWYTFDPRNNDTRFGRVLIAHGRDAADVPLTHTFGPNTLSGFQVWIDAVPA, from the coding sequence ATGAGCTACGACTTTCCTCAGCCGACGCCGATGATCGTCATGCTGAACGTGCATTATTCCCGCGTCGGTGCGCTGGAACGGCCCGATCATCTGCTGACCACGCCGGCGGTCCCCATCCACAGCTACCGCGACAGCTTCGGCAACTGGTGCAGCCGTCTGGTGGCCCCGGCGGGGCGCTTCACCCTGCGCACCGATGGGGTGATCCACGACGATGGCGCCTCCGATCCGGCGGCCCCCGGTGCGGTGCAGCACCCGGTGGAGGAACTGCCGGCGGAAACCCTGCTGTTCCTGCTGGGCAGCCGCTATTGCGAAACCGATGTGCTGTCGGACGAGGCCTGGCGGCTGTTCGGCACCACACCGCCCGGCTGGGCGCGGGTGCAGGCGGTGTGCGATTTCGTCCACAACCATGTGACCTTCGGCTACCAGCATTCCCGCGCCACCCGCACCGCGGCGGAAGCCTACCGGGAAAGGCACGGCGTGTGCCGGGACTACACCCATCTGGCGATTGCCTTCTGCCGCTGCCTGAACATCCCGGCGCGCTACTGCACCGGCTACATCAGCGACATCGGCCAGCCTCCGCCCTATGCGCCCATGGATTTCGCGGCGTGGATGGAGGTCTTCCTGGGTGGGCGCTGGTACACCTTCGATCCCCGCAACAACGATACCCGGTTCGGACGGGTGCTCATCGCCCACGGGCGCGATGCCGCCGACGTGCCCCTGACCCACACCTTCGGCCCCAACACCCTGTCGGGGTTCCAGGTGTGGATCGACGCGGTTCCCGCCTGA
- a CDS encoding phosphoglycerate kinase, translating to MSDFNTIDDLNVSGKTVLVRADLNVPMQDGRVSDTTRIDRLAPTLKELAAKGAKVVILSHFGRPKNGPDAKNSLRHVLADLSAAVGQDVAFAEDCVGDAAKAAIAAVPAGGMVLLENTRFHAEEEKNEPGFAKAIAELGDLYVNDAFSAAHRAHASTEGVAHHLPAAAGRLMQAELEALTKALEKPERPVLAVVGGAKISTKLDLLGNLVSKVDMLALGGGMANTFLFAQGTDVGGSLCEKDMADQARAIMEKAKAAGCELLLPKDFAAAKEFKAGAANRTVPADGIAADEMALDVGPATVEFLKAKIATAKTVVWNGPLGAFEIAPFNAGTNAVAAIVADATQAGTLLSVAGGGDTVAALAAAGVEERFTYVSAAGGAFLEWLEGKELPGVAALKK from the coding sequence ATGAGCGATTTCAACACCATCGACGACCTGAACGTTTCCGGCAAGACCGTGCTGGTGCGTGCCGACCTGAACGTGCCGATGCAGGACGGCCGGGTGTCCGATACCACCCGCATCGACCGTCTGGCCCCGACGCTGAAGGAACTGGCCGCCAAGGGCGCCAAGGTCGTCATCCTGTCGCACTTCGGCCGTCCCAAGAACGGGCCGGACGCCAAGAACAGCCTGCGCCATGTGCTGGCCGATCTGTCCGCCGCCGTGGGCCAGGACGTGGCCTTTGCCGAGGATTGCGTCGGCGATGCCGCCAAGGCCGCCATCGCCGCGGTGCCGGCGGGCGGCATGGTGCTGCTGGAGAACACCCGCTTCCACGCGGAAGAGGAAAAGAACGAACCCGGCTTCGCCAAGGCCATCGCCGAGCTGGGCGACCTCTACGTCAACGACGCCTTTTCCGCCGCCCACCGCGCGCACGCCTCGACCGAGGGCGTTGCCCACCACCTGCCCGCCGCCGCGGGCCGGCTGATGCAGGCGGAGCTTGAAGCGCTGACCAAGGCTTTGGAAAAGCCCGAGCGCCCGGTGCTGGCCGTGGTTGGCGGTGCCAAGATCTCCACCAAGCTGGACCTGCTGGGCAATCTGGTGAGCAAGGTGGACATGCTGGCCCTTGGCGGCGGCATGGCCAACACCTTCCTGTTCGCCCAGGGCACCGACGTCGGCGGCTCGCTGTGCGAAAAGGACATGGCCGACCAGGCCCGCGCCATCATGGAAAAGGCCAAGGCCGCCGGCTGCGAGCTGCTGCTGCCCAAGGATTTCGCGGCGGCCAAGGAATTCAAGGCCGGTGCGGCCAACCGCACGGTTCCGGCGGACGGCATCGCCGCCGATGAGATGGCGCTGGACGTCGGCCCCGCCACCGTCGAATTCCTGAAGGCCAAGATCGCCACCGCCAAGACCGTGGTGTGGAACGGCCCGCTGGGCGCGTTCGAGATCGCGCCGTTCAACGCCGGCACCAACGCCGTGGCGGCCATCGTCGCCGACGCCACCCAGGCCGGCACGCTGCTGTCGGTGGCCGGCGGCGGCGACACCGTGGCCGCCCTGGCCGCAGCGGGCGTGGAAGAACGCTTCACCTACGTCTCGGCGGCCGGCGGCGCCTTCCTGGAATGGCTGGAAGGCAAGGAACTGCCGGGTGTCGCGGCGCTGAAGAAATAA
- a CDS encoding patatin-like phospholipase family protein, whose protein sequence is MTKQKIGLALGSGAARGWAHIGVLKALDEMDIEAEVVAGTSIGACVGAAWLTGQLDELQSWAQGMGLLGMLGVIDVTFRKGGLVAAERIFDRFRNPATDVRIEDLDKPFATVATDLTTGREIWLREGPLLDAVAASAAMPGVFPAVLNERRWLVDGALVNPVPVSLCRALGADVVIAVNLNSDMTTLPRPVPHLEPPPEDQEPEPARPGTPLAALTGQVGAWLGRRPGRRTRFMARQIAETTPPHPSPNVMEIVTGSIDIMQDRITRSRLAGEPPDALISPKLGHIGIMDFDRAAEAVDIGHRTTLAMRPAIDMALRRA, encoded by the coding sequence ATGACGAAGCAGAAGATCGGCCTGGCCCTGGGCAGCGGGGCCGCCCGCGGCTGGGCGCACATCGGCGTGCTGAAGGCCCTGGACGAAATGGACATCGAGGCGGAGGTGGTGGCCGGCACCTCCATCGGCGCCTGCGTCGGGGCGGCCTGGCTGACCGGACAGCTCGACGAGTTGCAAAGCTGGGCGCAGGGCATGGGGCTGCTGGGCATGCTGGGGGTCATCGACGTGACCTTCCGCAAGGGCGGGCTGGTGGCGGCGGAACGGATCTTCGACCGCTTCCGCAACCCGGCCACCGACGTGCGCATCGAGGATCTGGACAAGCCCTTCGCCACCGTCGCCACCGACCTGACCACCGGGCGGGAGATCTGGCTGCGCGAGGGGCCGCTGCTGGATGCGGTGGCGGCGTCCGCCGCCATGCCGGGGGTGTTTCCCGCCGTGCTCAACGAGCGGCGCTGGCTGGTGGACGGGGCGCTGGTCAACCCGGTGCCGGTCTCGCTGTGCCGGGCGCTGGGGGCCGACGTGGTGATCGCGGTCAACCTGAACAGCGACATGACCACCCTGCCCCGCCCGGTCCCCCACCTGGAGCCCCCACCGGAGGACCAGGAGCCGGAACCGGCGCGGCCCGGCACCCCGCTGGCCGCCCTGACCGGGCAGGTGGGCGCGTGGCTGGGCCGCCGGCCAGGGCGGCGCACCCGTTTCATGGCCCGCCAGATTGCCGAAACCACCCCGCCCCACCCATCCCCCAACGTGATGGAGATCGTCACCGGCTCCATCGACATCATGCAGGACCGCATCACCCGGTCCCGTCTGGCGGGAGAGCCGCCCGACGCGCTGATTTCGCCCAAGCTGGGGCACATCGGCATCATGGATTTCGACCGCGCGGCGGAAGCGGTGGACATCGGCCACCGCACCACGCTGGCCATGCGCCCGGCCATCGACATGGCCCTGCGGCGCGCGTAA
- a CDS encoding LysE family translocator yields the protein MDTEGMGVLLRGLVIGVSIAAPVGPIGLLCIRRSLADGMAAGLVTGLGAATADAVYGAIAGFGLAAVSALILEAQVPLRLVGGLLLLWLAWGTLRAEPPSAAARVDGGRGLAGAFASTFFLTLANPATIISFAAVFGALGVGGAGGGTAAAAMVMGVFLGSALWWLILTAGVGLVRARVTPALMRWINRASGAVLGGFGLAALASLAV from the coding sequence ATGGACACCGAAGGAATGGGCGTGCTGCTGCGCGGGCTGGTGATCGGCGTGTCCATCGCAGCACCTGTGGGGCCGATCGGGCTGCTGTGCATCCGCCGGTCGCTGGCCGACGGCATGGCGGCGGGGCTGGTCACCGGGCTGGGGGCCGCCACGGCGGATGCCGTTTATGGTGCCATCGCCGGATTCGGGCTGGCCGCCGTGTCGGCCCTGATCCTGGAGGCGCAGGTGCCGTTGCGGCTGGTGGGCGGGTTGCTGCTGCTGTGGCTGGCCTGGGGCACGCTGCGGGCCGAGCCGCCGTCGGCGGCGGCGCGGGTGGACGGCGGACGGGGGCTGGCCGGGGCCTTCGCCTCCACTTTCTTCCTGACGCTGGCGAACCCGGCGACCATCATCAGCTTCGCCGCGGTGTTCGGAGCGCTGGGGGTGGGTGGGGCCGGGGGCGGCACCGCCGCGGCGGCCATGGTGATGGGCGTGTTTCTGGGGTCGGCGCTGTGGTGGCTGATCCTGACCGCCGGGGTCGGGCTGGTCCGCGCCCGCGTCACCCCGGCCCTGATGCGGTGGATCAACCGGGCGTCGGGGGCGGTGCTGGGCGGGTTCGGGCTGGCGGCGCTGGCGTCCCTGGCGGTTTAG
- a CDS encoding Lrp/AsnC family transcriptional regulator, whose amino-acid sequence MDEIDRKILAHIQNDGRASYAEVGTAVGLSVSAVNDRIRKLTAQGAVTGWGARVAPRAVGLDILAFVQVLLERPEHDIGFRAAIAALPAVQECHHVTGEWSYLLKVRVSDTAALERFLGESLKTLPGIVRSHTVIALSSPKETPVLPLEE is encoded by the coding sequence ATGGACGAGATTGACCGGAAAATCCTGGCGCACATCCAAAACGATGGTCGCGCCTCCTATGCCGAGGTCGGCACGGCGGTGGGCCTGTCGGTGTCGGCGGTGAACGACCGCATCCGCAAGCTGACGGCCCAGGGCGCCGTCACCGGCTGGGGTGCCCGCGTGGCCCCACGGGCGGTGGGGCTGGACATCCTGGCCTTCGTTCAGGTGCTGCTGGAACGGCCGGAGCACGACATCGGGTTCCGTGCCGCCATCGCCGCCCTGCCCGCGGTGCAGGAATGCCATCACGTCACCGGGGAATGGTCGTACCTGCTGAAGGTGCGGGTGAGCGACACCGCCGCACTGGAGCGGTTTCTGGGCGAATCCCTGAAGACGCTGCCGGGCATCGTGCGGTCCCACACCGTGATCGCCCTGTCCTCGCCCAAGGAAACACCGGTCCTGCCACTGGAGGAATGA
- a CDS encoding rubredoxin: protein MIDLMTRLARRNMLFLLAGATVWFGGAPVPAAADDPRLKQRWRCGGGDCPGYEYDPIPGDPEHNAPAGTAFEDLDPDWFCPRCGAGKVEFRRLPATTAAK from the coding sequence ATGATCGATCTGATGACCCGGCTGGCCCGGCGCAACATGCTGTTCCTGCTGGCGGGGGCAACGGTGTGGTTCGGCGGTGCACCCGTGCCGGCGGCGGCGGACGACCCGCGGCTGAAACAGCGCTGGCGCTGCGGCGGCGGCGATTGCCCCGGCTATGAATACGACCCCATTCCCGGCGACCCCGAGCACAACGCCCCCGCCGGCACGGCGTTCGAGGATCTCGACCCCGACTGGTTCTGCCCCCGCTGTGGTGCGGGGAAAGTGGAATTCCGCCGGCTGCCCGCGACAACAGCCGCAAAATAA